The Danio aesculapii chromosome 8, fDanAes4.1, whole genome shotgun sequence genome window below encodes:
- the gpr37l1b gene encoding G-protein coupled receptor 37-like 1: protein MSLVLKMGMSDYKLISLLALALLLSACASEGKRGRPKGQEKTPVEEESFDQDDSQESTQQEEILPVEEHDKESMVDPQTTSPAPFTETLNSSVAADGNSTDELVPTKTSITKIHNPLFPITDSSYSAYGILFLAFVVFAFGVVGNLAVMCIVWQNYFMRSAWNYFLASLAFWDFLVLCFCLPVVVFNELTNKRLLGDFSCRVVPYIEVTSLGVTTFSLCALGIDRFHAATSSMPKARRVERCQKVLAKLAVVWIGSMLLAAPELLLWQLDQVTSPTLGDQVDTCIMSPYPDLPESIYSLIINYHDARMWWYFGCYFCLPVVFTLLCQLATCHVSGGSGSSPKRPEERSPSKKQKIQHAQQVERQLNCTVMALAVVYGVCTLPENVCNLTMAYAPIQVSEEVSSLLALINQFFLFFKSSVTPVLLLCLCKSLGQAFMDCCCCCCEECQPSNSSSTQNVAEGKLKTSNDVSSIFFDKAKDTSTILSIGS from the exons atgtctttggtcttgaAGATGGGGATGTCAGATTATAAACTGATTTCTCTTCTGGCTCTGGCTTTGCTTCTGAGCGCATGTGCTTCAGAAGGGAAAAGAGGAAGGCCGAAAGGTCAAGAAAAGACACCTGTCGAGGAGGAGAGTTTCGATCAAGATGATTCACAGGAAAGCACACAACAAGAAGAAATCCTCCCTGTTGAAGAACATGATAAAGAGTCCATGGTGGACCCGCAAACTACAAGTCCTGCGCCCTTCACAGAGACTCTCAATTCCTCTGTGGCTGCAGATGGAAACAGCACTGATGAGCTTGTTCCAACAAAAACGAGCATCACGAAAATCCACAACCCTCTGTTTCCCATCACCGACAGCTCTTACAGCGCGTATGGGATCCTGTTTCTGGCGTTTGTGGTGTTTGCCTTCGGCGTCGTGGGTAATCTGGCTGTAATGTGCATCGTTTGGCAGAATTACTTCATGAGGAGCGCTTGGAACTACTTTCTGGCCAGTCTCGCTTTTTGGGATTTTCTGGTGTTATGCTTCTGTCTGCCGGTGGTGGTTTTTAATGAACTCACCAATAAGAGGCTGCTGGGGGATTTCTCATGCAGAGTTGTGCCTTATATCGAG GTAACATCTCTCGGTGTGACCACCTTCAGTCTGTGTGCGCTGGGCATTGACCGCTTCCATGCTGCCACCAGCTCCATGCCAAAGGCGCGGCGGGTCGAACGCTGTCAGAAAGTCCTTGCCAAGCTGGCGGTGGTGTGGATCGGCTCCATGTTGCTGGCGGCTCCAGAGCTGCTCCTGTGGCAGCTGGATCAGGTCACATCCCCTACCCTTGGTGACCAAGTGGACACCTGCATCATGAGTCCATATCCAGACCTCCCTGAATCCATCTATTCACTCATTATCAACTACCACGACGCTCGCATGTGGTGGTACTTTGGCTGTTACTTCTGTCTACCTGTGGTCTTCACCCTGCTCTGTCAGCTGGCCACCTGTCACGTGTCTGGCGGGAGCGGAAGCTCTCCAAAGCGTCCAGAGGAGCGATCCCCATCCAAAAAACAAAAGATTCAACACGCTCAGCAGGTGGAACGACAGCTCAACTGCACAGTCATGGCTCTGGCAGTGGTTTACGGTGTCTGTACGCTTCCGGAGAATGTCTGCAACCTCACCATGGCGTACGCTCCCATTCAAGTGTCCGAGGAGGTGTCTTCACTCCTTGCCCTCATAAACCAGTTTTTTCTGTTCTTTAAGTCATCGGTGACACCGGTGCTGCTGCTTTGCCTGTGTAAGTCTCTGGGACAGGCCTTCATGgactgttgctgctgctgctgtgaggAATGCCAGCCAAGCAACTCTTCATCCACCCAAAATGTCGCCGAAGGCAAGCTCAAGACCTCCAATGATGTGTCCTCCATTTTTTTCGATAAAGCCAAGGACACTTCGACTATCTTGTCCATCGGTAGTTGA